The following proteins come from a genomic window of Winogradskyella sp. PC-19:
- a CDS encoding DUF547 domain-containing protein, giving the protein MKTYILIIIALIGTNVQSQSLDKFFSQADAFFKTNVKNGKVAYAEIHKNQTTLDALLEIAQDVSVSKNDANNYQAFWINAYNLSVIKGVIDNYPTKSPLDDADFFDKTTYSLAGKNITLNDIEHKLLRPVFKDPRFHFVLVCGANGCPPLINKAYLPATLDAQLEEQTVKAINGSFLKVNIKKKRVSASKIMEWYKEDFTMHGKTEIDFINKYRTEKIPVKSKLSYFEYNWNLNKQ; this is encoded by the coding sequence ATGAAAACATATATTTTAATAATAATTGCCCTAATCGGGACAAATGTGCAAAGTCAAAGTCTAGATAAATTCTTTTCACAAGCAGACGCTTTTTTTAAAACTAATGTAAAAAATGGTAAGGTTGCATATGCCGAGATACATAAAAACCAGACAACTTTAGATGCTTTATTAGAAATTGCCCAAGATGTTTCAGTATCCAAAAATGATGCAAATAACTATCAAGCCTTTTGGATTAATGCCTACAATCTCTCAGTTATTAAAGGGGTTATTGATAATTATCCAACAAAATCACCATTAGATGATGCTGATTTTTTTGACAAGACCACATATAGTTTAGCTGGTAAAAATATTACACTCAATGATATTGAACACAAGTTATTACGACCAGTGTTTAAAGATCCGCGTTTTCATTTTGTATTGGTTTGTGGTGCGAACGGTTGTCCACCACTAATTAATAAAGCCTATTTGCCAGCAACTCTAGATGCGCAACTAGAAGAACAAACAGTTAAGGCTATTAATGGAAGTTTCTTAAAAGTAAATATTAAGAAAAAGAGAGTCTCAGCTTCAAAAATTATGGAATGGTATAAAGAAGATTTTACCATGCATGGAAAAACAGAAATAGATTTTATCAATAAATACAGAACCGAAAAAATACCAGTAAAATCTAAGTTAAGCTACTTTGAATACAACTGGAATTTAAATAAACAATAA
- a CDS encoding POTRA domain-containing protein: MKYFTLLFCFFVSISSAQKIVDVKVQGNKKLKSSFVKKIALVKAGTVLDSTQLEEDIKLLKRLPSIAHAYYQVFPANKPNEYNVFYNIEENFTIIPSANVYTTNDDEFAYRLGLYEFNLFGQNMTFGGFYQKDIYDSYAINFRAPFLFNRKLGLAINYQDLTTQEPVFFDGTTADYKYNNESIEVLGLFQLDFTNRFELGLNYFTEDYEYQSGATNPNVPQDLRVKKLLYKLIYEYNNLNYDYQYIEGFRSIFNFQYVTSTDTAQLPDFLIGWNDFQYFKRFGKKGNWASRLRLGLSTNNDTPFAPFAVDNNLNIRGVGNLIDRGTGAIVLNTEYRYTLYEKGWFALQGNAFIDAGSWQNPGGDLGDFVDSDNLRIYPGVGLRFIHKKIFNAIFRIDYGYGITPNATNGFVFGIGQYF, encoded by the coding sequence ATGAAATATTTTACACTATTATTCTGTTTTTTTGTCTCTATATCTAGTGCTCAAAAAATTGTAGATGTCAAAGTACAAGGCAATAAAAAGCTTAAATCTTCATTTGTAAAAAAGATAGCTTTGGTCAAAGCAGGTACAGTTTTAGACTCTACGCAACTCGAAGAAGATATAAAACTACTCAAAAGGTTACCTTCAATAGCACATGCATATTACCAAGTATTTCCAGCTAATAAGCCTAATGAATACAATGTGTTTTATAACATCGAAGAGAATTTTACTATAATTCCTTCTGCCAATGTTTATACAACTAATGACGATGAGTTTGCCTATCGTTTGGGCTTGTATGAGTTTAATTTATTTGGTCAAAACATGACTTTTGGAGGGTTTTATCAAAAAGATATTTATGATTCTTATGCTATAAACTTTAGAGCTCCATTTTTGTTTAATAGAAAATTGGGTTTAGCTATTAATTATCAAGATTTAACAACGCAAGAACCTGTTTTTTTTGATGGTACGACTGCAGATTACAAATACAATAATGAATCTATAGAAGTTTTGGGTTTGTTTCAGCTTGATTTCACAAATCGTTTTGAGTTAGGATTAAATTACTTTACGGAAGATTATGAGTACCAATCTGGTGCAACCAACCCTAATGTTCCGCAAGATTTGAGAGTTAAAAAGTTATTGTATAAGCTTATTTATGAGTATAACAATCTTAATTATGATTATCAATATATAGAAGGTTTTAGAAGCATTTTTAATTTTCAATATGTGACATCAACTGATACGGCTCAGTTACCAGATTTTTTAATTGGATGGAATGATTTTCAGTACTTTAAACGGTTTGGTAAAAAAGGCAATTGGGCAAGTCGATTGAGATTAGGATTATCTACAAACAACGATACACCTTTTGCACCTTTTGCAGTAGATAATAATTTGAATATTCGAGGTGTTGGAAATTTGATTGACCGTGGAACAGGTGCCATTGTTCTTAATACAGAGTATAGATATACATTATACGAAAAAGGTTGGTTTGCATTACAAGGAAATGCTTTTATAGATGCTGGGAGTTGGCAAAATCCAGGAGGTGATTTGGGCGATTTTGTAGATTCTGATAACTTAAGAATTTATCCAGGCGTTGGATTACGCTTTATTCATAAAAAAATCTTTAATGCTATTTTTAGAATTGATTATGGTTACGGTATAACACCAAACGCTACTAACGGGTTTGTGTTTGGGATTGGACAGTATTTTTAA
- a CDS encoding TIGR04283 family arsenosugar biosynthesis glycosyltransferase yields MISIIIPVLNEAETIEELLFHLVDCADLKNINEIIVVDGGSVDGTPEIIQNLDLKIKLLTSEKGRAKQMNRGANAATGNILYFLHADSFPPLNYDQHIIGEVKKGNNAGCFRLQFDSNHWWLRLASWLTQFSWRACRGGDQSQFITKALFEDIGGFDETYTIYEDNILINELYKRKEFVVIKETIRTSARLYEKNGVWKLQYHFWTIYVKKWFGASANDLYNYYKKYIV; encoded by the coding sequence ATGATTAGCATAATTATTCCTGTTTTAAATGAAGCCGAAACAATCGAAGAGTTATTGTTTCATTTAGTGGATTGTGCGGACCTAAAAAATATCAATGAGATTATAGTTGTCGATGGTGGAAGCGTTGATGGCACTCCAGAGATTATTCAAAATCTAGACCTAAAAATAAAGTTACTAACCTCAGAAAAAGGTCGCGCAAAACAGATGAATAGAGGTGCTAATGCCGCTACAGGAAATATCTTATACTTTTTACATGCCGATTCATTTCCGCCTTTAAATTACGACCAACATATTATAGGTGAAGTCAAAAAAGGAAATAACGCTGGCTGTTTTAGACTTCAATTTGATAGTAATCATTGGTGGTTACGATTAGCGAGTTGGCTAACACAATTTAGTTGGCGTGCTTGTCGTGGTGGTGACCAAAGCCAATTTATCACTAAAGCTTTGTTTGAAGATATTGGTGGTTTTGACGAAACTTATACCATTTATGAAGATAACATTCTTATTAACGAACTTTATAAACGTAAGGAGTTTGTAGTTATTAAAGAAACGATAAGAACTTCAGCAAGACTTTACGAAAAAAATGGCGTATGGAAGTTACAATATCACTTTTGGACAATTTATGTCAAGAAATGGTTTGGGGCATCTGCTAATGACTTGTATAATTATTACAAGAAGTATATAGTTTAA
- a CDS encoding DUF547 domain-containing protein, with amino-acid sequence MKQITLFILLVLVTACGSSKKVIESSKPTEKVEKDVVEKSEVEIIPEAPYETEEIIDIPDNYNPNQIIKPDSLGFHQDLTKHTFDSLDDFWTNFLQKNVSDNGNVNYESFRKDFKGLQYYIKFLQDSLPNNNASKEQKLAYWINAYNALTIDLILRNYPIKSIKDIDKPWDQRLWKFGEKWLNLNDIEHQILRKMDEPRIHFAIVCASFSCPKLQNKAFTASNLEAQLTEATKDFLADSDRNEISQNNLRLSKIFKWFAKDFKTDGSLIDFLNKYTEVEISSKAKKSFKDYNWDLND; translated from the coding sequence ATGAAACAAATAACACTCTTTATACTTCTAGTTTTAGTTACTGCATGTGGAAGTAGCAAAAAAGTTATAGAAAGTTCTAAGCCTACTGAAAAAGTTGAGAAAGATGTGGTTGAAAAATCCGAAGTTGAGATTATACCTGAGGCACCTTATGAAACCGAAGAAATAATTGATATACCTGACAATTATAATCCTAATCAGATAATTAAACCTGACTCATTGGGGTTTCATCAAGATTTAACCAAACATACTTTTGATAGCCTTGATGATTTCTGGACAAACTTCTTACAAAAAAATGTATCCGATAATGGTAATGTCAATTATGAGAGTTTTAGGAAAGACTTTAAAGGTCTTCAATATTATATTAAGTTTTTACAAGACAGCTTACCCAATAATAACGCTTCAAAAGAACAAAAACTTGCCTATTGGATTAACGCTTACAACGCATTAACCATAGATTTAATTCTCAGAAATTATCCAATAAAAAGTATAAAAGATATTGATAAACCTTGGGACCAACGACTATGGAAATTTGGTGAGAAATGGCTAAATCTCAATGATATTGAGCATCAAATTCTTCGTAAAATGGACGAGCCGCGAATTCATTTTGCAATAGTTTGCGCATCCTTTTCTTGTCCAAAACTCCAAAATAAAGCTTTTACAGCTTCAAATTTAGAAGCGCAATTAACCGAAGCTACAAAAGATTTCTTAGCTGATTCAGACAGAAATGAGATTTCTCAAAACAACCTTAGGTTGTCAAAAATATTTAAATGGTTTGCAAAAGATTTCAAAACCGATGGTAGTTTGATAGATTTCTTAAATAAATATACTGAAGTCGAAATTTCATCAAAAGCGAAAAAGTCTTTTAAAGATTACAATTGGGATTTAAACGATTAA
- a CDS encoding glycoside hydrolase family 113: MIRVRLLICFLFSILLSSCSGQNEKVNGVSFVAYGNPVDETHTEPVVSKINANFAAVMPFGFIRDISNPEIIHNTDRQWFGETRAGAKQYSEELRKQNIKIMVKPHIWIRRGEFTGFLDMKSEEDWKKLEETYTSFILEYADLAQEINAEIFCIGTELENFVAKRPKYWDVLINKIKLEYKGKLTYAANWDEYKHTPFWSKLDYIGIDAYFPVSDEQTPTFETSMKGWNNHKPQIKALSEQNQKSVLFTEYGYRSVDYAGKKPWVYDRSMTVVNMEAQVNTSKALYETFWKEDWFAGGFLWKWFIDYDKSGGKDDNQFTPQNKPVEKVIKNYYSAY; this comes from the coding sequence ATGATTAGAGTTAGGCTCCTAATTTGTTTTCTTTTTTCAATTTTACTCTCATCTTGTTCAGGCCAAAATGAAAAGGTAAATGGTGTCAGTTTTGTCGCTTACGGAAACCCAGTTGATGAGACGCATACAGAGCCTGTTGTTTCTAAAATCAATGCTAATTTTGCGGCTGTGATGCCGTTTGGATTTATAAGAGATATAAGTAACCCAGAAATAATTCATAACACCGATAGACAGTGGTTTGGAGAAACTAGAGCTGGTGCAAAGCAATATTCTGAAGAATTAAGAAAGCAGAATATCAAAATAATGGTTAAGCCACATATTTGGATACGTCGTGGCGAGTTTACTGGGTTTTTGGATATGAAGTCTGAAGAAGACTGGAAAAAACTTGAAGAAACCTATACCAGTTTTATTCTTGAATATGCTGATTTAGCTCAAGAAATCAATGCTGAAATTTTCTGTATTGGTACAGAACTTGAAAATTTTGTAGCTAAACGACCAAAGTATTGGGACGTTTTAATCAATAAAATTAAATTAGAATATAAAGGAAAACTAACCTACGCCGCTAATTGGGACGAGTATAAACATACACCATTTTGGAGTAAATTGGATTATATTGGTATTGATGCTTATTTTCCTGTAAGTGATGAGCAAACACCAACTTTTGAAACAAGTATGAAAGGTTGGAATAATCATAAGCCACAGATAAAAGCATTATCTGAACAAAACCAGAAGTCCGTTTTGTTTACAGAATATGGTTATCGAAGTGTAGATTATGCTGGCAAAAAACCATGGGTTTATGACCGTAGTATGACGGTAGTAAACATGGAAGCACAAGTTAACACTAGCAAAGCTTTGTACGAAACCTTTTGGAAAGAAGACTGGTTTGCAGGCGGATTTTTATGGAAATGGTTTATCGATTATGATAAAAGCGGTGGTAAGGATGACAATCAATTTACACCACAAAATAAGCCAGTTGAAAAGGTTATAAAAAATTATTATTCGGCATATTAG